From the genome of Flavobacterium ovatum, one region includes:
- a CDS encoding mannitol dehydrogenase family protein codes for MTHYKLNSGNLVKISTGVAVPQYNRENVKTGIVHVGVGGFHRAHEAMYLDQLLHDVSNSNWGICGVALLSFDQKIYNTLKDQDGLYTLVVKELDGTLTKRVIGSIVEYLFAPDSPIAVIEKMAHPDVKIITLTITEGGYNLNEATGTFNFSNPQIIHDSKNPDSPTTIFGYLTQAIKLRKEQNAGAITILSCDNIQENGHVTKKMLLSYIAFAEPDLLDWINDNVSFPNSMVDRITPATMPADIAELKEVSGIEDQWPVVCESFQQWVIEDDFIAGRPNLESVGVQFVKNVAPFEKMKLGLLNAGHSVVGILGSLRGYSTIDEAVTDPNIGTFLANYLDAEVTPILRDLEGMDLTAYKQTLINRFSNIYIKDQIDRICSETSAKMPKFILPTVQEQLKSNKAISYASFVIAAWAIYSLGYNEKKEAINIKDALQETLLAQAKLAQNNPKVFLELEDVFGSLSQSEIFSDAFAKAYQDIVSFGVEKCIVEMNSNFLNEK; via the coding sequence ATGACACATTATAAATTAAATAGCGGAAATTTAGTTAAAATTTCTACAGGGGTTGCTGTACCCCAATACAACAGAGAAAATGTAAAAACGGGTATTGTTCACGTAGGTGTTGGTGGTTTTCACAGAGCCCACGAAGCGATGTATTTAGATCAATTATTACATGATGTTTCCAATTCAAATTGGGGAATTTGTGGAGTTGCTTTGTTGTCTTTTGATCAAAAAATATACAATACGCTTAAAGATCAAGACGGTCTATATACACTAGTTGTAAAAGAACTAGATGGGACTTTAACCAAAAGAGTGATAGGATCTATTGTTGAGTATTTATTTGCTCCCGATAGTCCAATAGCTGTGATTGAAAAAATGGCACATCCAGATGTAAAAATTATAACACTTACCATTACAGAAGGTGGTTATAATTTGAACGAAGCAACGGGTACTTTTAATTTTAGCAACCCTCAGATTATACACGATAGTAAAAATCCGGATAGTCCAACAACTATTTTTGGGTATTTAACACAAGCTATAAAATTACGTAAAGAACAAAATGCGGGTGCAATTACCATCCTTTCTTGTGATAATATACAAGAAAATGGTCATGTGACAAAGAAAATGCTTTTGTCTTATATAGCATTTGCGGAACCAGATTTACTTGATTGGATTAATGACAATGTGTCTTTTCCAAATAGTATGGTCGATAGAATTACGCCTGCTACTATGCCAGCGGATATTGCGGAACTTAAAGAAGTTTCAGGAATTGAAGATCAATGGCCAGTAGTTTGTGAATCTTTTCAACAATGGGTAATCGAAGATGATTTTATTGCAGGAAGACCAAACTTGGAGTCTGTTGGAGTTCAATTTGTGAAAAACGTAGCTCCATTTGAAAAAATGAAACTCGGTTTACTTAATGCAGGTCATTCTGTTGTTGGAATTTTAGGTAGTTTGAGAGGGTATTCAACTATTGATGAAGCGGTTACTGATCCAAATATTGGAACTTTCTTAGCCAATTATTTAGATGCTGAGGTTACGCCAATTCTTCGTGATTTGGAAGGAATGGATTTAACAGCTTACAAGCAAACGCTTATAAATCGTTTTAGTAATATTTATATCAAAGATCAAATCGATAGAATTTGTTCAGAAACTTCAGCTAAGATGCCAAAGTTTATTTTGCCAACAGTGCAAGAACAATTAAAATCGAATAAAGCAATTAGCTATGCCTCATTTGTTATTGCTGCTTGGGCAATTTATAGTCTAGGTTATAACGAAAAGAAGGAAGCAATCAATATCAAAGATGCTTTGCAAGAAACGCTTTTGGCGCAAGCCAAATTAGCACAAAATAATCCGAAAGTATTTTTAGAACTAGAAGATGTTTTTGGAAGTTTAAGTCAATCGGAGATCTTTAGTGATGCTTTCGCGAAAGCGTATCAAGATATCGTATCTTTTGGAGTTGAGAAATGTATAGTGGAGATGAATAGCAACTTTTTAAATGAGAAATAA
- a CDS encoding carbohydrate kinase — MIKATCFGEVLWDVFPTHKKIGGAPLNVAVRLESMQNQVAVISSVGMDKKGELLLDFMKENNVDTKGVQIDANFKTGKVKVVLDETGSASYDIMQPRAWDKIQLTEVAQELTKSADVFIYGSLASRDETSRATLYELLKIAKYKVFDINLRKPYYSADVLSHLMNEANFIKFNDEEIFEIAGLLGADAQSLEETILFIAQKTNSDCICVTLGSKGAILYFEGNFYSNPGYKITVADTVGAGDSFLGTLINKLVKKVDPQDAIDYACAVGALVASYEGANPKIGEAEINKLMGKIVS, encoded by the coding sequence ATGATAAAGGCAACCTGTTTTGGAGAAGTATTGTGGGACGTATTTCCAACTCATAAAAAGATTGGAGGAGCGCCGCTTAACGTTGCAGTGAGATTAGAATCAATGCAAAACCAAGTGGCCGTCATCAGTAGTGTTGGAATGGATAAAAAAGGAGAGCTATTGCTTGACTTTATGAAAGAGAACAATGTGGATACCAAAGGTGTTCAAATTGATGCTAATTTTAAAACAGGCAAAGTAAAAGTAGTCTTGGATGAAACAGGTTCTGCTTCATACGATATTATGCAACCTCGTGCTTGGGATAAAATCCAATTAACAGAGGTAGCACAAGAACTAACCAAATCAGCCGATGTTTTTATATACGGAAGTTTAGCCTCTAGAGACGAAACTTCAAGAGCGACTTTATACGAATTGCTTAAAATTGCAAAATATAAAGTGTTTGATATTAATTTGCGCAAGCCGTATTATTCTGCAGATGTTTTGTCGCATTTGATGAATGAAGCTAATTTTATCAAATTCAATGATGAAGAGATTTTTGAAATCGCGGGGTTATTAGGTGCAGATGCTCAATCTTTGGAAGAAACAATTTTGTTCATCGCTCAAAAAACCAATAGTGATTGTATTTGTGTAACGCTAGGGAGTAAAGGTGCTATTTTGTATTTTGAAGGGAATTTTTATTCTAATCCTGGATATAAGATCACGGTGGCTGATACCGTTGGGGCTGGAGATTCCTTTTTGGGAACACTTATCAATAAATTGGTAAAAAAGGTAGATCCACAAGACGCTATAGACTATGCTTGTGCCGTAGGTGCATTGGTAGCAAGTTACGAAGGTGCTAATCCAAAAATCGGCGAAGCAGAAATCAACAAATTAATGGGCAAAATAGTTTCGTAA
- a CDS encoding mannitol dehydrogenase family protein: MAKSFYLNAENLASLPKDVSVPSYDRDQINTSILHIGVSNFHRSHQAYYIHELIDKYKELNYGICGVDLLESDRKIYNILKDQDGLFTLYTKEKNGSHKAKIIGSIVEYFYGPENPLAVIEKMAHPDIKIISLTIAEDGYHLNEITGEFDINHPAVKEDIKNPFSPKTVFGYLTQSFKLRKLRNLPGCTILSCDNIKSNGDTMKQSLYNYVSITEPDILNWISKNISFPNTMVDRITPITNSTDVHTLKEDFHIDDQWPVVCESFSQWVIEDKFIHDRPVWDKVGVQYTENIVPFENLKLQLLNASHTILGILGTLHGYKTVYETANDKDFMYFLKAFLDVEVTPTLIDTDQKSIDNYKKNLVSRFQNPHINDQLFRICQESSAKVPLFILPTVKYQLENGMHVKNAAFIIAAWAKYNDGMDDNENPYDIVDTKSGTLIRTAALSIQSPMKFIQIKSIFEDLSEEETFTTYYLEALSQLRENKIKDCIQNWNAN; encoded by the coding sequence ATGGCAAAATCTTTTTATCTTAATGCAGAAAACTTAGCTTCTTTGCCTAAAGATGTTTCTGTTCCCTCCTATGACAGAGACCAAATAAACACCAGTATTTTACACATTGGAGTGAGTAACTTTCACCGTTCGCATCAAGCATATTACATTCATGAATTGATTGACAAATACAAAGAGTTGAACTATGGGATTTGCGGGGTCGATTTACTAGAATCAGACAGGAAAATCTACAATATTTTAAAAGATCAGGACGGACTTTTCACGCTTTACACCAAGGAAAAGAACGGCTCTCATAAAGCCAAAATTATAGGTTCGATTGTAGAGTATTTTTATGGACCAGAAAATCCGTTGGCGGTTATTGAAAAAATGGCTCATCCCGACATCAAGATTATATCTCTTACAATTGCTGAAGATGGCTATCACTTGAATGAGATCACGGGAGAATTTGATATTAATCATCCGGCTGTGAAGGAGGATATTAAAAACCCTTTTAGTCCTAAAACGGTTTTTGGATATTTGACACAGTCGTTCAAATTGAGAAAACTTCGAAACCTGCCTGGTTGCACAATTCTTTCGTGCGATAACATCAAATCTAATGGTGATACGATGAAGCAATCACTATATAATTATGTAAGTATTACGGAGCCTGATATTTTGAATTGGATTTCGAAAAACATTAGTTTTCCAAATACGATGGTCGATAGGATTACTCCCATTACCAATTCTACCGACGTACATACGCTGAAAGAAGATTTTCATATTGATGACCAATGGCCTGTAGTCTGTGAATCTTTTTCCCAATGGGTAATTGAGGACAAATTTATTCATGATAGACCAGTTTGGGATAAAGTTGGCGTGCAATATACGGAGAACATTGTACCGTTTGAAAATCTGAAACTGCAATTACTGAATGCCAGCCACACTATTTTGGGAATTCTTGGAACTTTACATGGTTATAAAACGGTCTATGAAACGGCAAACGACAAAGATTTTATGTATTTCCTAAAAGCTTTTTTGGATGTTGAAGTGACACCTACGCTAATCGATACGGACCAAAAAAGCATTGATAATTATAAAAAGAATTTGGTCTCACGGTTCCAAAATCCGCATATCAATGACCAATTATTTAGGATTTGTCAAGAAAGTTCGGCTAAGGTTCCCTTGTTTATTTTACCAACGGTTAAGTACCAGTTAGAAAACGGCATGCACGTTAAAAACGCGGCTTTCATCATTGCCGCTTGGGCAAAATACAATGACGGTATGGACGACAACGAAAATCCTTATGATATTGTAGATACAAAAAGCGGAACCTTGATTAGAACGGCGGCGCTTTCGATCCAGAGCCCAATGAAATTCATTCAAATCAAGTCTATTTTTGAGGATTTGAGTGAGGAAGAAACATTTACTACTTATTATTTGGAAGCACTTTCACAACTTAGAGAAAACAAAATAAAAGATTGCATCCAAAACTGGAATGCCAACTAA
- a CDS encoding NUDIX hydrolase yields the protein MNVWQIQLQIMDFRKISNLSVDCVIFGLGSDNLSVLLEKRSLNLYNDNYPIIDDWILPGENVFKSNSLGQSADKILKEVTEDFFSNKKQFRTYGSHKRVKSDKDLLWVRSQGAEARTITVVYYLTMPQENITIASDSNFKWFPVESLPEVGFDHQLIIHDSYEDLKTKITTEPVLFDLVPIKFTLNELQTAFEILLNIELDNRNFRKKTLTKPYIVPLDDKKKVAGSKKPSKLYMFSKDVYEKIAEKDFMIGTILALMLKFFLC from the coding sequence ATGAATGTATGGCAAATCCAACTTCAAATTATGGACTTTAGAAAAATAAGTAACTTATCAGTAGATTGTGTGATTTTTGGACTTGGGTCAGATAATTTAAGTGTTTTGCTCGAAAAACGTAGCTTAAATTTATACAATGATAACTATCCAATAATTGACGATTGGATTTTGCCAGGCGAAAATGTGTTTAAAAGCAACAGCTTAGGGCAATCGGCAGATAAAATTTTAAAGGAAGTTACTGAGGATTTTTTTTCCAACAAAAAACAATTCAGAACCTATGGGAGTCACAAACGTGTAAAGTCCGATAAAGATTTGCTATGGGTTCGTAGTCAAGGTGCAGAAGCCAGAACCATTACAGTGGTTTATTATTTGACGATGCCTCAAGAAAACATTACTATAGCATCAGATAGTAATTTTAAATGGTTTCCTGTAGAATCACTTCCTGAAGTAGGTTTTGATCATCAATTGATTATTCATGATTCGTACGAAGATTTAAAAACCAAAATCACTACTGAACCCGTTTTGTTTGATTTGGTTCCTATAAAATTCACTTTGAACGAACTCCAAACGGCTTTTGAAATTCTACTAAATATCGAATTGGACAATCGAAATTTTAGAAAAAAGACACTTACCAAACCCTACATTGTTCCGCTAGACGACAAAAAAAAAGTAGCTGGTTCCAAAAAACCTTCTAAACTGTATATGTTTAGCAAAGATGTCTATGAGAAAATCGCTGAAAAAGATTTTATGATAGGAACGATTTTGGCTTTGATGTTGAAATTTTTTCTGTGTTAA
- a CDS encoding recombinase, translating to MNVRHQFQQDKTIKELFENHFDKGLYADEKLLFLVDLIHVFRPKYPNQVEQILLDECIEFLQSNPHYITLFRDYFKTVISKNKFSRLLTDSGILNDNHFVKEIKKRLFEKILPFQPEKGTLQFVLNQVFYLSTDPIWINKIPYDQIVVVYELLGFTHIYENIKQETPFSEIVIAMQILAQRMSGRALENDVIKMVPEYSNFESPFLGFEKELNHLEDIVRTNNCHYIHSTELVYKQLLLLHKQCNDFVDRAFLNSSKFGISMSVNQNLLRIRQQLVRIKELLPLLVVEDEEGKKRNSTLVLLKLIRYNCYKNNIRKLFLESTQLISYEITQHTAKSGQKYITDGYKEYFSMFYKAIGGGFIVGFLCLFKLLFSKVDTSSFGHAFLYSFNYAFGFIMIFLLGFTLATKQPAMTAATIAQTLDEGMKRKNQSKDKHTLFAKLFARIFRTQFIAFVGNVLFAFPVSLFLIWLLDLGFGINYAVPRAGKLINDLSPIHSLAIIHAAIAGVYLFFSGIISGNISNRNKHYQVAYRIQENPFLKQTFGIQRTQKLSNWINLNWAGVISNMWFGIFLGSTGSLGLFFGVNLDIRHITFASGNFALGLYGNHFEINFWTLFWSIIGIGIIGFVNFIVSFSLSLFLAFRSRNIPLSELILLNTSIFYYFKKAPLNFFFPLKDKVN from the coding sequence ATGAATGTAAGGCATCAGTTTCAGCAAGATAAAACGATTAAGGAACTATTTGAAAATCATTTCGATAAGGGGCTTTATGCTGATGAAAAATTGTTGTTTCTTGTTGACTTGATTCATGTTTTTAGACCCAAATATCCAAATCAAGTAGAGCAAATTTTATTAGATGAATGTATAGAATTTCTGCAAAGTAATCCACATTATATTACTCTTTTTAGAGATTATTTTAAAACCGTTATTAGTAAAAATAAGTTTTCTAGACTGTTAACTGATTCGGGTATTTTAAATGACAATCATTTTGTTAAGGAAATTAAGAAAAGGTTGTTTGAGAAAATCTTACCGTTTCAGCCTGAAAAAGGAACGCTGCAATTTGTTTTAAATCAGGTTTTTTATCTTAGTACTGATCCAATTTGGATTAATAAAATTCCGTATGACCAAATTGTTGTTGTGTATGAATTATTAGGTTTTACTCATATTTATGAAAATATAAAACAAGAAACTCCTTTTTCTGAAATTGTTATTGCAATGCAAATTCTTGCACAAAGAATGAGCGGTAGAGCCTTAGAAAATGACGTAATCAAAATGGTTCCGGAATATTCTAATTTCGAAAGTCCTTTTTTGGGTTTTGAGAAAGAATTGAATCATTTGGAGGATATTGTTAGAACCAATAATTGTCATTATATTCATTCAACAGAATTGGTTTATAAACAGCTTTTATTGCTTCATAAACAATGCAATGATTTTGTAGATAGGGCTTTTTTAAATAGTTCTAAATTTGGGATCTCAATGTCTGTGAACCAAAATTTACTTCGTATTCGACAACAGTTAGTTCGTATCAAAGAATTATTGCCGCTGTTGGTAGTAGAAGATGAGGAAGGAAAAAAAAGAAATAGTACTTTAGTTTTATTAAAGCTGATTCGATATAACTGCTATAAAAATAATATTCGAAAGCTTTTCCTCGAAAGCACACAATTGATTTCATACGAAATAACACAACACACCGCAAAATCAGGTCAAAAGTATATTACTGATGGATACAAAGAATATTTTTCGATGTTCTACAAAGCAATTGGTGGTGGTTTTATTGTTGGCTTTTTATGTTTGTTTAAATTGCTTTTTTCTAAAGTAGACACTTCATCATTTGGTCATGCTTTTTTATATAGTTTTAATTATGCTTTTGGGTTTATAATGATCTTTTTGCTAGGTTTTACATTAGCAACAAAACAACCCGCAATGACAGCTGCAACTATTGCGCAAACTTTGGACGAAGGCATGAAGAGAAAAAATCAATCAAAAGACAAGCACACACTTTTTGCGAAATTATTTGCTAGAATTTTTCGTACCCAGTTTATCGCTTTTGTTGGAAATGTACTTTTTGCTTTTCCAGTTTCACTGTTTTTAATATGGCTTTTGGATTTGGGTTTTGGGATTAATTATGCCGTGCCAAGAGCGGGAAAATTAATTAATGATTTAAGTCCGATTCATTCCTTAGCTATTATTCATGCTGCTATTGCTGGAGTTTACTTGTTTTTTTCAGGCATAATTTCAGGAAATATTTCCAACAGAAATAAGCATTACCAAGTAGCGTATAGAATTCAAGAAAATCCATTTTTAAAACAAACTTTTGGTATTCAAAGAACCCAAAAATTATCCAATTGGATAAATCTTAATTGGGCAGGTGTTATCTCCAATATGTGGTTTGGGATTTTCCTTGGCAGTACAGGCTCACTGGGTTTGTTTTTTGGGGTAAATTTAGATATTCGTCACATCACCTTTGCTAGCGGAAATTTTGCTTTGGGTTTGTATGGAAACCATTTCGAAATAAATTTTTGGACGCTATTTTGGTCCATCATCGGTATTGGAATAATTGGTTTTGTCAATTTCATTGTTAGTTTTTCGTTGTCATTATTTTTGGCTTTCCGTTCCAGAAATATTCCTTTGTCAGAATTAATTTTACTCAACACCTCTATTTTTTATTATTTCAAAAAAGCTCCTTTAAATTTCTTTTTTCCGTTGAAAGATAAAGTGAATTAA
- a CDS encoding MFS transporter — MIRLNFIGNFSAQGKIKKSFRKAKQSYLLRIRWAVSSFYFGMGLCFATWASRIPDIKLALDLSPADLGSILLALPLGQLTMMPFSGKLVTRYGSHRLIVFSLIMYAVCLSNMGLATNAWQLALGLYLFGLFGNMNNIGVNTQGVYTERLFNKNIMSSFHGVWSFAGFTGALIGIGMLAFKMTPYQHFLVVAVIVLLLVGLNYKFLIKAKETSKGDEKKKLFTKPDPALLWLGIIGFGCMASEGIMFDWSGVYFEEIVKAPGPLIVLGYTSFMIMMATGRFLGDGLITKFGRKNVIQISGFMISTGLFMAVFFPFLIPATVGFMLVGLGVSTIVPTLYSVAGKTPNIPPGEAIAMVTSVSFLGFLMGPPVIGYIAELFGLRFSFAFIGIFGLIIAFLVSRIKALR; from the coding sequence TTGATTCGATTAAATTTTATAGGCAATTTCAGCGCGCAAGGAAAAATAAAAAAGAGTTTTAGAAAAGCCAAACAATCTTATTTATTACGAATTCGTTGGGCGGTTTCCTCTTTTTATTTCGGAATGGGATTGTGCTTTGCCACTTGGGCAAGTCGAATTCCAGATATCAAATTAGCCTTGGATTTAAGTCCAGCCGATTTAGGGAGCATCTTGTTAGCACTTCCATTGGGGCAATTAACAATGATGCCTTTCTCGGGTAAATTGGTAACCCGTTATGGTAGCCATCGACTGATTGTGTTTTCCCTAATCATGTATGCCGTTTGTTTGTCCAATATGGGTTTGGCTACTAATGCTTGGCAACTAGCCTTAGGTTTGTATCTTTTTGGATTATTTGGCAACATGAATAATATTGGAGTCAATACACAAGGTGTTTATACCGAGCGATTATTCAACAAAAACATCATGTCTTCCTTTCATGGGGTATGGAGTTTTGCAGGTTTTACGGGGGCTTTAATCGGCATCGGAATGTTGGCATTTAAAATGACACCCTACCAACATTTTTTGGTTGTCGCAGTAATCGTTTTACTTTTGGTAGGCCTAAACTATAAATTTCTGATCAAAGCCAAAGAAACATCAAAGGGCGACGAGAAGAAAAAACTATTCACCAAACCCGATCCAGCGTTACTCTGGTTGGGAATTATAGGTTTTGGTTGTATGGCCAGCGAAGGAATTATGTTTGACTGGAGTGGTGTCTATTTTGAAGAAATTGTAAAAGCCCCAGGTCCGTTAATCGTCTTAGGCTATACTTCTTTTATGATTATGATGGCAACTGGGCGCTTTTTGGGTGATGGTTTAATCACCAAATTTGGTCGTAAAAATGTAATACAAATTAGCGGATTTATGATTTCAACCGGATTATTTATGGCTGTATTTTTTCCGTTTTTGATTCCTGCAACTGTTGGTTTTATGTTAGTCGGATTAGGCGTTTCAACTATAGTCCCAACACTTTATAGTGTGGCTGGAAAAACACCAAATATCCCTCCTGGTGAGGCTATTGCCATGGTGACTAGTGTTAGTTTTCTAGGTTTCTTGATGGGGCCTCCAGTTATTGGATATATCGCAGAACTTTTTGGACTGCGCTTTTCATTTGCCTTCATTGGAATATTCGGACTTATAATTGCGTTTTTGGTTTCTCGAATTAAAGCTTTACGTTAG
- a CDS encoding NADH-quinone oxidoreductase subunit N, whose product MNTLIAIVGLGILCLILEIFDFRKAIIPISIIGLLAVLGLNISEFNSPEAYYNNMIIVSKFSTSFSALFIVLTIFLIALSHKFYEHHQSQLSDFIAIKLFLLSGAVAMVSFGNLAMFFLGIEVLSISLYVLASSDRKNIKSNEAGMKYFLMGSFASGIILFGICLIYGAMGTFDVTEISELSYSAELPVWFPIGIILVTVGMFFKIAAVPFHFWAPDVYEGSPALTTALMSTLAKVVAIATLFKLLTAMNAEISEQFQLIIVIVSMASMTVGNIMALRQVNVKRMLAFSGVSHAGFMLMTLLIATNAAGTLLYYTSAYALAGIAAFSVILYVTYNKNNEDINNFHGLGKTNPLLAAILTAALLSMAGIPIFAGFFAKLFLFNQTIAAGYISLVIVAVINSIISVGYYFKLILAMYNKEPNEARTATPFVIYAVAVIAIVLNIALGFFPSLVLDLLA is encoded by the coding sequence ATGAATACATTAATAGCTATAGTAGGACTAGGTATTTTATGCCTAATATTGGAAATTTTCGATTTCAGAAAAGCGATTATTCCGATTAGTATTATTGGATTGTTGGCTGTTTTAGGATTGAATATCTCTGAATTCAATTCTCCTGAGGCTTATTACAACAATATGATTATCGTGAGCAAGTTTTCAACTTCGTTCTCGGCCTTGTTTATTGTATTGACGATTTTTCTAATTGCGTTGAGTCATAAATTTTATGAGCACCATCAATCGCAATTATCCGATTTTATTGCTATAAAACTGTTTTTACTTTCGGGAGCAGTTGCTATGGTTTCTTTTGGAAACTTAGCGATGTTCTTTTTAGGAATCGAAGTTCTATCTATCTCTCTTTACGTTTTAGCATCAAGCGATAGAAAAAATATAAAAAGTAACGAAGCGGGAATGAAATATTTCTTGATGGGTTCTTTTGCTTCTGGAATTATATTATTTGGAATCTGTTTGATCTACGGAGCAATGGGAACTTTTGACGTAACTGAAATCAGTGAACTATCTTACTCAGCTGAGTTACCAGTTTGGTTTCCTATCGGAATTATATTGGTAACCGTTGGAATGTTCTTCAAAATTGCAGCAGTACCTTTCCACTTTTGGGCTCCCGATGTGTACGAAGGTTCACCAGCCTTGACTACTGCTTTAATGAGCACATTGGCAAAAGTGGTTGCGATTGCTACTTTGTTCAAATTATTAACTGCAATGAATGCTGAGATTTCAGAACAATTTCAATTGATAATTGTAATCGTTTCTATGGCCTCAATGACGGTTGGTAATATCATGGCATTGCGTCAAGTGAATGTAAAACGTATGTTGGCCTTTTCTGGAGTTTCACACGCTGGTTTTATGTTAATGACTTTATTGATTGCTACCAATGCAGCAGGAACATTATTGTATTATACCTCAGCGTATGCTTTGGCAGGAATCGCGGCATTTAGTGTGATTCTTTACGTAACCTACAACAAAAACAACGAAGACATCAATAACTTCCATGGTTTAGGAAAAACAAATCCTTTGTTGGCAGCGATATTAACAGCGGCATTGTTATCTATGGCAGGTATTCCAATTTTTGCAGGTTTCTTTGCTAAATTGTTTTTATTCAACCAAACTATTGCAGCAGGATATATTTCTCTAGTGATTGTAGCCGTAATCAACTCTATCATCTCAGTTGGATATTATTTCAAATTAATCCTAGCGATGTACAACAAAGAACCAAATGAAGCTAGAACAGCGACACCATTTGTAATCTATGCCGTTGCCGTAATCGCTATCGTGCTTAATATTGCTTTAGGTTTCTTCCCGTCACTAGTATTAGATTTATTAGCTTAA
- a CDS encoding NADH-quinone oxidoreductase subunit M: protein MNVSILLIILLVGSFLTFLSGDKLASKVALLFSLVALGVSVALLNSFNLGEDINFVAPWINQPKISFALAADGLSIAMLLLTTALTPIIIFSSFGTEFKNAKSIYSLILFMAFAMAGTFLAADGLLYYIFWELALIPIYFIALIWGNGDAEDRKNAVVKFFIYTLAGSLFMLVAFVYLYQKAGSFMIEDLYALDLSVDEQIWIFAAFFLAYAIKIPLIPFHTWQAKVYQKAPTVGTMLLSGIMLKMGLYSVIRWQLPIAPDAAKGHSEIMIALGIAGVIYGSIVALRQKDLKKLLAYSSLAHVGLIAAGAYALNLDGFRGAVLQMIAHGFVVVGLFFIAEIIYRRYETRTIAEMGGIRTQTPKFASLFMILVLASVALPTTFNFVGEFTVLYSLSQINIWFAILGGTTIILGAYYMLKMYQHVMLGETNSKPFAEVNFNEGLALVLIVAVLFIFGLYPKPINDLITPSLEHILTVINR from the coding sequence ATGAACGTATCTATTCTATTAATAATTCTTTTAGTTGGTTCTTTTTTAACCTTTCTATCAGGCGATAAACTAGCTTCAAAAGTAGCTTTACTTTTTAGCTTAGTAGCGCTAGGAGTTAGTGTTGCACTACTTAACAGCTTTAACCTTGGCGAAGACATTAACTTTGTTGCCCCTTGGATTAATCAACCTAAAATCTCGTTTGCCTTGGCAGCGGATGGTTTGTCTATAGCGATGTTGTTATTAACGACAGCTTTGACGCCTATTATTATTTTCTCTTCTTTTGGAACAGAATTTAAAAACGCCAAAAGCATTTACAGTTTGATTTTGTTTATGGCTTTTGCTATGGCAGGAACATTCTTGGCTGCGGATGGACTTTTATATTATATCTTCTGGGAATTGGCTCTGATTCCGATTTACTTTATTGCTTTGATTTGGGGGAACGGCGATGCTGAAGACCGCAAAAACGCAGTGGTTAAATTCTTTATCTATACTTTGGCAGGATCGTTATTCATGCTAGTTGCTTTTGTGTATTTGTACCAAAAAGCAGGAAGCTTTATGATTGAAGATTTATATGCTTTGGACTTATCCGTTGACGAGCAAATCTGGATTTTTGCAGCATTCTTTTTAGCGTATGCGATTAAGATTCCGTTGATTCCTTTTCATACTTGGCAAGCAAAGGTGTACCAAAAAGCACCAACAGTTGGAACGATGTTACTTTCGGGTATCATGTTGAAAATGGGATTATATAGTGTTATCCGTTGGCAATTGCCTATTGCTCCAGATGCGGCAAAAGGACATTCAGAAATAATGATTGCACTTGGAATTGCAGGTGTTATCTACGGTTCGATAGTAGCTTTACGCCAAAAAGATTTGAAAAAATTATTGGCTTACTCTTCTTTGGCTCACGTTGGGTTGATTGCAGCAGGTGCTTATGCTTTGAACCTTGATGGTTTTCGTGGTGCAGTTTTACAAATGATTGCTCACGGTTTTGTGGTTGTTGGTTTGTTCTTTATTGCCGAAATCATTTATAGAAGATACGAAACAAGAACAATTGCAGAAATGGGCGGGATTCGTACTCAAACTCCAAAATTCGCTTCTTTGTTTATGATATTAGTTTTGGCATCGGTTGCTTTGCCAACCACTTTTAACTTTGTCGGTGAGTTTACCGTTTTATATAGTTTGTCACAAATTAATATTTGGTTTGCCATTTTGGGTGGAACAACGATTATCCTTGGCGCTTACTACATGTTGAAAATGTACCAACACGTAATGTTGGGAGAAACAAATTCAAAACCTTTTGCTGAAGTAAATTTCAATGAAGGATTGGCATTGGTCCTTATCGTTGCGGTTTTATTTATTTTTGGATTGTATCCAAAGCCAATTAATGATTTGATTACTCCGAGTCTAGAGCATATCTTAACGGTGATCAATAGATAA